From a region of the Latilactobacillus sakei genome:
- a CDS encoding colicin V production protein CvpA → MLSLIIILMLLHAIYTGMRRGIVLQVVYAIGYFIAFWIAVPLSKTLGPKLNLLVPYPSATEESYFAFFQQKVGLSLDKAFYIGVAFVLIMFISGLIIRFIGLLLNSLTFMYVFSRFNKVLGGILNFMVVYIGIFLVLYVLALVPVDGLQTMLAHSWLAKMMVLKTPLLTSLVTQWWIVG, encoded by the coding sequence ATGCTAAGTCTAATTATTATCTTAATGTTGTTACATGCGATTTATACTGGGATGCGCCGGGGAATTGTCTTACAGGTCGTTTATGCAATTGGTTATTTCATTGCCTTTTGGATTGCGGTCCCATTAAGCAAGACGCTCGGCCCTAAATTAAATTTGTTAGTACCATATCCATCGGCAACCGAAGAAAGTTACTTTGCTTTTTTCCAACAGAAGGTGGGGTTATCACTCGATAAGGCCTTTTATATCGGTGTGGCCTTTGTACTAATCATGTTCATTAGTGGCTTGATTATCCGCTTTATTGGCTTGTTGTTGAATTCATTAACATTTATGTACGTTTTCAGCCGTTTTAATAAAGTTTTAGGCGGCATCTTAAATTTCATGGTTGTTTATATCGGGATTTTCTTAGTATTGTATGTCTTAGCCTTAGTACCAGTTGATGGGCTACAAACCATGTTGGCCCATTCGTGGCTTGCTAAGATGATGGTGCTTAAAACACCACTATTAACCTCACTTGTGACACAATGGTGGATAGTTGGTTAA
- a CDS encoding endonuclease MutS2 → MNHKILKTLEYDKIKQMLQGYAITAFGQEQIATLEPINEADLIQIRLNQTKDGVDIERLKGGIPLPQLENIRPHLKRIEIGAMLNGSELAQIGRVLRATSAVVRFFEDLEKDELELKALPELVAQFVTLPQLTERIRSSVADDGAILDTASTKLRGLRTGLKQLEGQIRSRMASYTHGAKAKYLSDPIVTIRNDRYVIPVKQEYRGQFGGVVHDQSASGQTLFMEPQAIMELNNRLRQLQIEEQQEIERILAELSEAIMPERHNILANAELLGQLDFVNAKAQLAKALKATEPLINPENHVDLKQARHPLIDAAKVVANDIAIGADYQAIVVTGPNTGGKTITLKTLGLVQVMAQSGLFITAREESQVGVFSDIFADIGDEQSIEQNLSTFSAHMENIIQILKQIDDRSLVLLDELGAGTDPQEGAALAIAILDQIGIVGANVVASTHYPELKIYGYNRPQTINASMEFDVATLQPTYRLLIGVPGRSNAFDISTRLGLPNSIVAQAKQLMNDESQDLNNMITDLENQRKAAETEYQALRHELSEATDLHQQLSTAYQQFFEDRETEMTKAKEKANAIVEKAEVKADKVITKLRDMQMNQGAQIKENQLIDAKAELGQLHQETTLKKNKVLQRAKRRQTLKVGDDVLVTSYGQRGTLMRQIDPKNWEVQMGIIKMKIASDDLEKQKVVEDNRPQRHVTTVNSGGARHVKAQLDLRGKRYEEAMAEVDQYIDAALLANYQQVTIVHGKGTGAIRQGVQEYLQANRQVKKYEYAPANAGGNGATIVTFK, encoded by the coding sequence ATGAATCATAAAATATTAAAAACATTAGAGTACGACAAAATTAAGCAAATGTTGCAAGGCTACGCGATTACAGCGTTTGGCCAAGAACAAATTGCAACTTTAGAACCGATTAATGAAGCCGATTTGATTCAGATTCGCTTAAACCAAACCAAAGACGGTGTTGATATTGAACGGCTAAAAGGTGGCATCCCATTGCCCCAATTGGAAAATATCAGACCACATTTAAAACGGATCGAAATCGGAGCCATGTTAAATGGGAGTGAGCTCGCTCAAATCGGGCGCGTTTTACGCGCAACGTCTGCCGTGGTTCGTTTCTTTGAGGACTTGGAAAAAGACGAACTCGAATTAAAAGCTTTACCTGAATTGGTGGCACAATTTGTCACGCTACCGCAATTAACCGAACGGATTAGAAGCTCGGTGGCTGATGATGGTGCCATTTTAGATACTGCTTCAACCAAGTTACGCGGCTTAAGAACGGGCTTGAAGCAACTAGAAGGCCAGATTAGAAGTCGGATGGCTAGCTACACGCACGGCGCGAAAGCTAAATATTTAAGTGATCCGATCGTGACAATTCGTAATGACCGCTATGTAATTCCTGTTAAACAAGAATACCGTGGTCAATTCGGTGGAGTGGTGCATGATCAAAGTGCCAGTGGTCAAACCCTATTTATGGAACCCCAAGCGATTATGGAATTAAATAACCGTCTGCGCCAATTACAGATTGAAGAACAACAAGAAATCGAACGGATTTTGGCGGAATTATCAGAAGCCATTATGCCAGAACGCCACAATATTTTAGCAAATGCTGAATTATTGGGCCAACTCGATTTCGTGAATGCCAAAGCGCAACTGGCAAAAGCCTTAAAAGCAACGGAACCTTTGATCAATCCGGAGAATCATGTTGATTTAAAACAAGCCCGCCATCCTTTAATTGATGCGGCTAAAGTCGTGGCCAATGATATTGCGATCGGTGCGGATTACCAGGCAATTGTGGTGACAGGTCCGAATACCGGTGGTAAAACCATTACCCTTAAAACACTGGGCTTAGTCCAAGTAATGGCCCAATCAGGCTTATTTATCACGGCGCGTGAAGAAAGCCAAGTTGGTGTCTTCTCAGATATCTTTGCTGATATTGGTGATGAACAATCAATCGAACAGAACTTGAGTACTTTCTCAGCACATATGGAAAATATTATTCAGATTCTCAAACAAATTGATGATCGGAGTTTAGTGCTATTAGATGAATTAGGGGCCGGGACTGATCCGCAAGAAGGGGCTGCTTTAGCGATTGCCATCTTGGATCAAATCGGGATTGTCGGAGCTAACGTGGTGGCGTCAACCCATTATCCTGAATTGAAGATTTATGGCTACAACCGACCACAAACCATCAATGCCAGCATGGAATTTGATGTAGCGACGCTACAGCCAACGTACCGCCTTTTAATCGGGGTCCCTGGTCGCAGTAATGCGTTTGATATTTCCACACGGCTTGGTTTACCAAATTCAATTGTCGCTCAAGCTAAACAGTTAATGAACGATGAAAGCCAAGATTTGAACAATATGATTACCGATCTTGAAAATCAACGGAAGGCAGCCGAAACCGAATACCAAGCACTACGGCATGAATTATCAGAAGCGACTGATCTGCACCAACAACTCTCAACAGCTTATCAACAATTCTTTGAAGACCGCGAAACGGAAATGACGAAGGCCAAAGAAAAAGCAAATGCGATTGTCGAAAAAGCTGAAGTCAAAGCGGATAAAGTCATCACTAAATTGCGTGATATGCAAATGAATCAAGGGGCACAGATTAAGGAAAATCAATTAATCGACGCCAAGGCTGAATTAGGCCAACTACATCAAGAAACGACCTTGAAGAAAAATAAAGTGCTCCAACGGGCTAAACGACGTCAAACGCTTAAAGTTGGCGATGACGTATTAGTCACGTCTTACGGCCAACGAGGGACTTTAATGCGCCAAATTGATCCGAAAAATTGGGAAGTCCAAATGGGCATTATCAAGATGAAGATTGCCAGTGACGATTTGGAAAAACAAAAAGTCGTTGAAGATAACCGACCACAACGCCATGTGACAACCGTTAATAGCGGTGGTGCGCGCCATGTTAAAGCGCAATTGGATTTACGGGGCAAACGCTATGAAGAAGCAATGGCCGAAGTGGATCAATATATTGATGCGGCACTATTAGCTAATTATCAACAAGTCACGATTGTCCACGGTAAAGGAACTGGTGCGATTCGTCAAGGGGTTCAAGAATACCTCCAAGCCAATCGTCAGGTGAAGAAGTACGAATATGCACCAGCTAATGCTGGTGGGAATGGTGCCACCATTGTGACATTTAAGTAA
- the trxA gene encoding thioredoxin, with translation MVDVLTDKDFEAETSQGVVLTDFWATWCGPCRMQSPVIEELAQTNDKVKFTKMDVDANPETPAKFGIMAIPTLIVKKDGQVVETITGFHNKAQLTETLAKYTD, from the coding sequence ATGGTAGACGTTTTAACGGATAAAGATTTTGAAGCAGAAACAAGTCAAGGGGTTGTTTTAACAGACTTCTGGGCGACTTGGTGTGGTCCTTGTCGGATGCAATCACCTGTTATTGAAGAATTAGCACAAACAAATGATAAGGTTAAATTTACAAAGATGGACGTGGATGCTAACCCAGAAACGCCAGCAAAATTTGGGATTATGGCAATTCCAACATTGATTGTCAAAAAAGACGGTCAAGTTGTCGAAACAATTACGGGCTTCCACAATAAGGCACAATTAACAGAAACATTAGCTAAATATACTGATTAG
- a CDS encoding teichoic acid D-Ala incorporation-associated protein DltX gives MGQKILNFWQKPVVNFIGRTIIYFIILLILLYLYDYSGIGSPKFIYNEF, from the coding sequence ATGGGACAAAAAATCCTTAATTTTTGGCAAAAACCAGTTGTCAATTTCATTGGCAGAACGATTATATATTTTATAATTCTCTTAATTTTACTCTACCTGTACGACTACAGTGGTATTGGTAGCCCTAAATTTATTTATAATGAATTTTAG
- the dltA gene encoding D-alanine--poly(phosphoribitol) ligase subunit 1 → MVMTNSIIQKIDTIAIEQPQTVAYQYGQMQYSYADLKVASDRIAAFIQDQALPKGAPVIVFGGQQFEMVATFLGAVKAGHAYIPVEQHSDAERIQQIESVAKPAAVLSWASASQIEVDMPVFQADTLADVVASGATDYDAQQSVQGDDNFYIIFTSGTTGLPKGVQISENNLLSFVDWANPAFGVADNSRVLIQAPYSFDLSVMDLYPGLCSGATLVILEKEITDNFKTLFEVLPTLKINEWVSTPSFVEICLLAPTFDSEHYPELREFVFCGEELTHQTAEKLIARFPAAKVFNTYGPTEATVAMTSIEITADVLAQYDRLPIGYTKPDTQTVVVDEQNNEVAPGQPGELLISGPSVSKGYLNNPEKTNAAFFEKDGQRFYHSGDLVVADDNQLIFYKGRTDFQVKMHGYRIELEEIDHHLGQLKQVKQACTVPRYNKAHQVTQLIAYVVPAEDQVGDATLTKTLKAALAENTMAYMIPQRFVYPESLPLSVNGKVDRKALIKEVNGNA, encoded by the coding sequence ATGGTGATGACAAATAGCATTATTCAAAAAATTGATACAATTGCGATTGAACAACCGCAAACCGTGGCGTATCAATACGGCCAAATGCAGTATTCATATGCGGACTTAAAAGTTGCATCTGATCGAATCGCTGCGTTTATCCAGGACCAAGCATTGCCTAAAGGCGCCCCAGTGATTGTTTTTGGGGGCCAACAGTTCGAAATGGTGGCCACATTCTTAGGTGCTGTAAAAGCGGGCCATGCCTACATTCCGGTTGAACAACACTCAGATGCAGAACGCATTCAACAAATTGAATCGGTTGCTAAACCAGCGGCGGTTCTATCATGGGCGTCAGCTAGCCAAATTGAGGTTGACATGCCGGTCTTCCAAGCTGATACATTAGCGGACGTTGTGGCAAGTGGGGCAACAGATTATGATGCCCAACAAAGCGTCCAAGGGGATGATAACTTCTATATCATTTTCACTTCTGGGACAACCGGCTTACCAAAAGGAGTTCAAATTAGTGAAAACAACCTTTTGAGCTTTGTCGACTGGGCGAACCCAGCCTTTGGAGTTGCCGATAATAGTCGGGTCTTAATTCAAGCCCCATATTCATTTGACTTATCAGTCATGGACCTTTATCCAGGGCTTTGCTCAGGCGCAACATTGGTGATTTTAGAAAAAGAAATTACGGATAACTTCAAAACCTTATTTGAAGTATTACCAACCTTGAAGATTAATGAATGGGTTTCAACCCCATCATTTGTTGAAATCTGTTTACTTGCACCAACGTTTGATAGCGAACATTATCCAGAACTGCGTGAATTCGTCTTCTGTGGTGAAGAATTAACGCATCAAACGGCTGAAAAATTAATTGCACGGTTCCCAGCAGCTAAGGTCTTCAACACTTATGGCCCAACCGAAGCAACGGTTGCGATGACTAGTATCGAAATTACTGCTGATGTTCTCGCACAGTATGACCGTTTACCAATTGGGTATACGAAGCCAGATACGCAGACGGTTGTCGTTGATGAACAAAACAACGAAGTCGCACCGGGCCAACCTGGTGAATTATTGATTAGTGGGCCGAGCGTTTCGAAAGGTTACTTAAATAATCCTGAAAAAACGAACGCCGCCTTTTTCGAAAAAGACGGCCAACGTTTCTATCATTCAGGCGACTTAGTGGTTGCCGATGACAATCAATTGATTTTCTATAAAGGGCGGACGGATTTCCAAGTTAAGATGCATGGTTATCGGATCGAACTAGAAGAAATTGATCATCACTTAGGTCAATTAAAACAAGTTAAACAAGCCTGCACAGTACCGCGTTACAACAAGGCCCACCAAGTAACGCAATTAATTGCTTACGTCGTGCCCGCTGAAGACCAAGTGGGGGATGCGACATTAACAAAAACGTTAAAAGCAGCCCTGGCTGAAAATACAATGGCCTACATGATTCCCCAACGTTTCGTCTATCCAGAAAGTTTACCATTATCCGTCAATGGTAAGGTTGACCGCAAAGCGTTGATTAAAGAGGTAAATGGGAATGCCTAA
- the dltB gene encoding D-alanyl-lipoteichoic acid biosynthesis protein DltB: MPNLQPYANPNYFIILGIALVPLIIGFLNGKRWHIYETLVSLLFLVLIFDGDKINQGLALIGYVLFEGALIWGYTVYRQKRNSTALFDLAVVLAIMPLVIVKFVPFLNPGRNSIIGFLGISYLTFKAVGMIMETRDGSIKKFEPWLFLQFMLFFPTISSGPIDRYRRFKKDYLKVPERDHYIDMLGKAMHNFMLGFVYKFILGYAFGTLLLPKMAHLAMASRGGFLDISWGLVGYMYVYSMYLFFDFAGYSLFAVGTSYVMGIETPINFNKPFSSPNIKEFWNRWHMTLSFWFRDYIYMRLVFFLMKHKITKNKVLIANLGYLTLFLLMGFWHGLTWYYIVYGLFHAIWIILTDVWLRFKKKHKDHIISNRWTNYLAIFATFNTVCLSFLIFSGFLDRLWFH, encoded by the coding sequence ATGCCTAATTTACAACCATACGCCAATCCTAATTACTTCATTATTTTAGGAATTGCGCTAGTGCCGCTAATCATTGGTTTTTTAAATGGTAAACGGTGGCATATCTATGAAACACTTGTTTCACTGCTCTTTTTAGTCTTAATCTTTGACGGTGATAAGATTAATCAAGGGTTAGCTTTAATCGGTTACGTGCTATTCGAGGGGGCCTTGATTTGGGGCTACACCGTATATCGTCAAAAACGTAATAGTACAGCGTTATTCGACCTAGCGGTTGTCCTGGCGATTATGCCGCTAGTGATTGTTAAATTCGTCCCATTTTTAAATCCAGGTCGGAATTCGATTATTGGTTTTTTAGGGATTAGTTATTTAACCTTCAAAGCTGTCGGCATGATTATGGAAACCCGTGATGGGAGTATTAAGAAGTTTGAACCATGGTTGTTCTTACAATTCATGTTATTCTTCCCAACCATCTCATCTGGTCCGATTGATCGTTACCGGCGCTTCAAGAAGGATTATCTAAAAGTGCCTGAACGTGATCACTATATTGATATGCTGGGAAAAGCCATGCACAACTTCATGCTAGGGTTTGTGTATAAGTTTATTCTGGGATACGCGTTTGGAACCTTGTTACTGCCTAAAATGGCGCACTTAGCTATGGCCAGTCGTGGTGGTTTCTTGGATATTTCATGGGGCCTTGTGGGTTACATGTATGTCTATAGTATGTATCTATTCTTTGATTTTGCGGGTTACAGTTTATTCGCAGTGGGGACGAGTTATGTGATGGGGATTGAAACACCAATCAACTTTAACAAACCATTTTCATCACCGAATATCAAAGAATTCTGGAATAGATGGCATATGACACTATCATTTTGGTTTAGAGATTACATTTATATGCGACTCGTTTTCTTCTTGATGAAGCATAAAATTACTAAGAATAAAGTCTTGATTGCCAACCTTGGTTATTTAACGTTATTCTTACTGATGGGCTTTTGGCACGGGTTAACCTGGTATTACATTGTGTATGGTTTATTCCATGCCATTTGGATTATCCTAACAGATGTCTGGTTACGCTTTAAGAAGAAACATAAAGATCACATTATCAGCAACCGGTGGACTAATTATCTAGCCATCTTTGCAACTTTTAACACAGTATGTTTAAGTTTTTTAATTTTCTCAGGCTTCTTGGACCGACTCTGGTTCCATTAA
- a CDS encoding D-alanine--poly(phosphoribitol) ligase subunit 2 — translation MDVENTVVEILADLTGNDDIKDNMDLDLFETGTLDSMATVQLLLELQGQLDIDVPVSEFDRNEWATPNKIIAKAKELQ, via the coding sequence ATGGATGTAGAAAACACAGTAGTAGAAATTTTGGCAGATTTAACAGGTAACGACGATATCAAAGATAATATGGATTTAGATTTATTTGAAACAGGCACATTAGATTCGATGGCTACGGTTCAATTATTACTTGAATTACAAGGTCAATTAGATATCGACGTACCAGTTTCAGAATTTGATCGTAACGAATGGGCAACACCAAACAAAATCATCGCTAAAGCAAAGGAATTGCAATAA
- the dltD gene encoding D-alanyl-lipoteichoic acid biosynthesis protein DltD, which yields MFKKLWLIFGPVLIAGACLGALLLSPFRFSHPSAKTLSTAATSMSANVIKGEAIKDAAFNADYIPVIGSSELSRMDALHPSVMAEKYNWQNKPFLIGAPGTQSLTHFLSLQATGQHLTGKKAVVIISPQWFVPQGVKSEMFDFFYSPLQTSYFLIHAKDSAATRYAAKRILDLTSDTTSGVMRDALKNKALGLPLTTVQKVYINNIKRPGLQQQDQLFSQLFIHGREKELAKGLKVLPDQQDLQTLDQVATTLGRKATAGNPFGIQKKFYEQRILPNQAKLKGEQSHFNYESSPEFSDFQLMLDFFAQHKMAVQFIIPPVNARWAAYTGLSQDMLNNFSTKISYQLKSQGFNNIVDMTKDGNEDYFMQDTIHLGWRGWLKVDQHVQPFMATKQAGKVSYKLSDDYLDRSWQDVAGDQVKNFEE from the coding sequence ATGTTTAAGAAATTGTGGCTGATTTTTGGGCCAGTGTTAATTGCCGGTGCGTGCTTAGGCGCGTTATTATTATCGCCATTTCGCTTTAGTCATCCAAGCGCCAAGACTTTATCGACAGCAGCGACATCAATGTCAGCCAATGTCATTAAAGGCGAGGCTATCAAGGATGCTGCGTTTAATGCGGATTATATTCCTGTTATCGGTTCTTCCGAGTTGTCACGAATGGATGCGTTACATCCTTCCGTCATGGCTGAAAAGTATAATTGGCAAAATAAACCATTTTTAATTGGCGCACCTGGCACACAGTCATTAACACATTTCTTATCCCTTCAAGCGACAGGGCAACACCTTACGGGTAAGAAAGCGGTCGTGATCATTTCGCCACAATGGTTTGTACCACAAGGCGTTAAATCAGAAATGTTTGATTTCTTCTATTCGCCACTGCAAACGTCATACTTCTTAATCCACGCTAAGGATTCAGCAGCAACACGCTATGCAGCCAAACGAATTCTCGATTTAACGAGCGATACAACCAGTGGGGTAATGCGGGATGCATTAAAGAACAAGGCTTTGGGCTTACCGCTAACAACGGTGCAAAAAGTGTATATCAATAACATTAAACGCCCAGGCCTACAACAACAGGATCAACTCTTCAGTCAATTATTTATTCACGGTCGTGAAAAGGAATTGGCCAAAGGGTTGAAGGTCTTACCAGATCAACAAGATTTACAAACCCTTGATCAGGTGGCGACAACGCTTGGTCGCAAAGCAACTGCGGGTAACCCGTTTGGGATTCAAAAGAAATTTTATGAACAACGGATTTTACCAAACCAAGCAAAATTAAAGGGTGAACAAAGTCATTTTAACTATGAAAGTTCACCAGAATTTTCGGACTTCCAGTTGATGCTCGATTTCTTTGCACAGCACAAGATGGCAGTGCAATTTATCATTCCACCGGTTAATGCGCGGTGGGCAGCTTATACTGGTTTATCACAAGATATGTTAAATAACTTCTCGACAAAGATTTCTTACCAATTGAAATCACAAGGGTTTAATAATATTGTCGATATGACCAAAGATGGTAACGAAGATTACTTCATGCAAGATACGATTCATCTAGGCTGGCGTGGTTGGTTGAAGGTTGACCAACATGTTCAACCATTCATGGCAACTAAGCAGGCTGGTAAAGTATCTTATAAATTATCAGATGACTATCTAGATCGCTCATGGCAAGATGTTGCTGGTGATCAAGTGAAAAATTTTGAAGAATAA
- a CDS encoding ferrichrome ABC transporter substrate-binding protein, whose amino-acid sequence MKKSSRIIAILGLASLVVLAGCQAKAAPKKQTRSLTDSMQHKVSVPTHPKRVIGSYLEDYLVSLDIKPVVQWSVKNGTSRQDYLAKYLKDVPTINYDLPFEAVAKAKPDLILVGDNSAVQGGKYAQYNKLAPTYVVKNGAKVNWRTQLKDVAKAVNKEDKGQAVLKDYDQKLASAKKTIQTKAPNQSAAVLWVTNNSAFMVNDHAASGALLYQDLGLKEPDLVKTISKNATADWMPVSLEKLTELDADYIFLVNSDRGAAMFKEPIWQNVKAVKNKQLYSYDKSSSWMYKGPIAYEEMIQSVLKIIK is encoded by the coding sequence ATGAAAAAGTCAAGTCGTATTATCGCCATTTTAGGATTAGCATCATTAGTCGTCTTAGCTGGTTGCCAAGCTAAAGCAGCCCCTAAGAAACAAACCCGGTCATTAACCGATAGTATGCAACATAAGGTAAGCGTTCCCACACACCCTAAGCGTGTGATTGGTTCATATCTAGAAGATTATCTTGTTTCGCTCGATATCAAACCGGTGGTCCAATGGTCCGTCAAAAACGGGACCAGTCGCCAAGACTATCTTGCAAAATACTTAAAAGATGTCCCCACTATCAACTACGATTTACCGTTTGAAGCGGTTGCCAAAGCCAAACCTGATCTGATTCTAGTGGGTGACAACAGTGCTGTTCAAGGTGGTAAGTATGCCCAATACAACAAACTGGCACCGACTTACGTTGTTAAAAATGGCGCTAAAGTCAACTGGCGCACCCAATTAAAAGACGTGGCTAAAGCGGTCAACAAAGAAGATAAGGGGCAAGCCGTTTTAAAAGACTATGACCAAAAATTAGCCAGCGCTAAAAAAACAATCCAAACAAAAGCGCCTAATCAATCAGCCGCGGTTTTATGGGTCACGAATAACTCAGCTTTCATGGTCAATGATCACGCCGCAAGTGGCGCGCTTCTTTATCAAGACCTCGGTTTAAAAGAACCTGATTTGGTAAAAACAATTTCTAAAAACGCAACCGCTGACTGGATGCCAGTTTCGCTCGAAAAACTAACTGAATTAGATGCCGACTATATCTTCCTAGTTAACAGCGACCGCGGGGCCGCTATGTTCAAAGAACCCATCTGGCAAAACGTCAAAGCTGTTAAGAATAAACAACTCTATAGTTATGACAAATCATCAAGTTGGATGTACAAAGGTCCCATCGCGTACGAAGAAATGATTCAATCGGTATTGAAGATCATTAAATAA